DNA sequence from the Nicotiana tomentosiformis chromosome 3, ASM39032v3, whole genome shotgun sequence genome:
agttatagtgaaaggaggcgagctatgactcaacaacttgaaaagtcgaacttacagtataccgaatggaaggaagacaatggtaaaattatttttcaaacaagagctaaagtgatgtctgcgatttgtgcccttagaattgacaaagagtttggctataactcaattagcacttatatggttgaaaatttgaacttgccttgtgttgagcatattgaaccctacatgttgagaggagtaaaggtagataaaagagtgttattactattctctattggaagttatgaggatgcgatctggtgtgatgtgattcccatgaataattatcatatcttgttgggaaagccatggtatgcctatagaagagcttcatataatatagaaaaaaatagatactcttttgaggttaacgggaagaaacttattcttggacctttgactccctcacaaattcatgaagatgaaaaaactgttaaagagaatatggaaaaatatgagagagaaaagaatgagaggagtaagggagagCAGGTTGACATCCCAACAGAGGAAAAAAAAAGAGGTTGTATTAAGTGAAGAGAATGGGatgtcaattgagaaaaagagtgagcttgagggaaaagaaaagagagaaggaaatgagataagaaaagtctttaaggtagagagagaaaaacaagagggtttgagtaaagaagaagaaaaaaactttagtgagagaaaagaggttaaGGGTGAGGAAaagttagtcttgtgataaaagccaaagagagtgtaagcaagaaaatattttctttacttcctaacctattaaatcttttttgttttagttcttgtgattttgtgcagccatatgtagaaagaccttttgaaaggggAGGTGAGGCACAAGAGATGATAGCAAAGGATCCAAtcggattccaacatgaatttagcGTAAtcaattcttgttggatggtggaagataaaagcttggttaatttctttgttgttgaaccttttgactattttgatcCTTATTTACAGGTTTATAACATGGAGTTCCCTAAAGGCATTGCTAAGTTAGAGCCATTGCATAAGAGAATAAAAGGTGATGTTAttccattagtaaataagtccaagtacaatatgtataattggttcattcacattcttggccttcctagaacacctaaggtatttttggaggtaatgaactatactcttatttcttatgttggtgactttataatttttgtggatgacgatattttgatgcatatcaagtcattaactgtaatatctaagttaaagtgcaagagtaattttcTTCCTCTAgaaattgagtatgacatagatgattatgcattccaacttggtggaaagaggcatgaaatttatgagaagaggcatgaaatttatgagaagaggcatGCTAATGAGTTAAATCttatttcttctcttattcaagtgtctaatgagttttcatgtgataaattgctagaatgtgagttttgttatttgatgggaagtcattcctctaggcatgttgattgtgagcctgtaaaagtgtttgctactattaaagaggatatgcatgattattgtgatgttagtgatcaaatactctttcatgaacctatctatgactctttctgtgacagtttgagcaattatgtagaatccattgatgttgcgaatattattggggaaagttataatcatgagcttgaatatattgaaatttgtattttggaatttatgggttcttctcacctttctgagaatttatgtgcttctttgaataacttacatgtagaagaatccacgggatttataattgatacttggctatatcataagagtgtcttatttgatacatgtggcaGAGATACTTGTGTTAAATGAATGCATGAAcaatattttctaatttctttggcatgcacatgtttggactaccttattgacaagatcgcattgcaaatttcattacatagtgcatctaagagagatttttattggacaactctaagtaggcataaattttattgggatgatgatgtccatatgctttataaaggagtatttacacctattatgattaattgggttaagtggagacatggtcactatcttattttattcctaccattttttcagattagtggatgccatttactagtgcgtgacttctttttcttgcaaggtcaaaattcgagaacgaattttcttcaagaagaggggaatgatagcatcctaggaagctcaaatctattcaaggacaagaatgaagctttagAATATCAAAGAGCGCCTTTAACaaaatgtcaagctaaagagttgcaaaacaaggtcattagacttcaagtgcaaataaagaagttattaagtgggatggagagctcaaggataaaggatatgagttgtctaggtattataattattttatggtccaaattcatgtccaagaaaaggtggattagatcccaagagacatcctctaaagaaggtccaaatcaggccattattggacctatttggcacctaaaaatgtgtccaaacttgcagcccaataagtcctacatgaagccaagtttttataacataaaaaggacttacttgctgcccaagaaaggttcaataggtGTGATAGAatttgggtacaagttggtgccaggttgcttgcaagttgcctccaagatttccaagatcctatccatgattggtttgcgactttcaagattctatccaagattggttttaacttattttcatatattttggtactagatttattgctttcctaggtagttaaggttatgtttttctttttctaagattgttggagttactttccaagattgacttggtttttgtttcctagtatttttccttttcctaaggtatttggacttgttgtccaaagtagtttaggaccttattttcttgtttttaggtaggaatttcgtggacccctctctatataaaggggtatcttctttgtttttagattttagattattatagactattatcaataaatattgtgagatttttcttgcactcttgtgtgtggctactcttggatttattcttcaaccttcaagactaaacttaaggtggtaagattaaactctttcaaaatcttagatcacttctaggtattcaagaaaggtgataagtttaggcttattgttgttcttgttattctaaagggtcaggtttcacaatctatctcttgtttttaattctctaccaagggcgattagttctttgttagctaattgtttttgttaggattcaacttcaagaatagacttcttgaattcaagaaactctttcttgaattcaatctatctttaattttccattgtttttttgtttctttattttcttttagctttcgcacgtttcttgattttctttagtaattcttggacccctatcgtgttgttatcacttccggtgcctatctttgtagtactcatatctagatgTGCACCATTTGGGTGACTCACAAGGAGAtttattagcacatttgcaatatctttcagaaatgtcaactaacgcaaacaatccatccatcattttgggttactctaaccccagccagatCCTGATATCACGTCTttctcttaaaccatatttgctagcccccatagggcataacttaGATCGTTGTGGCCAATtctacatacctctgttactgttgaaggtaactcataatgcttatatttctctgcttgaattgtagtTACTGAtattcttcattaactgggtgcctcatacccttcttcacttgcttcttacaactgagctctactgcacgatctagagtaagaagaaagagtgacagtcctaaatacctcgtagcctcctgcttataagtgtggtgcacaatacacccataaacaagactctactagacacgacttgtagactccctaggacagaactgctctgataccacttttgtcacgacccaaaccgatgggccgcgacgagcacccggtaccttactcaaccaagtaccaacataacgtatctttcatatcattctatcataggtaaatgaactggAGTAAAGCATAAGGAAATAAACTTATACATAtaacatactggcctataagacccaaacgatcactcgtacactgaacataggtcgacaaggccatacaatctttcatatacatgacatatgtctacaagcctctaagaatacataattgtcataaaggtcgggacagagccccgacataccaaacaatacacatctaaatcatactgaccaaacaagcaactcctgagcaaatggagtgtaccaacatcttccgctgagctgatcgcctacttggaagactctcgacctgtctatcgagacctacgggcatgaaacgcagtgtccccaggcaaaggggatgtcagtacaaataatgtaccgagtatgtaaggaataaaaatcagtaaataatagatatgagagaaacatggagtaaaagactcgacatgtacgtctgcatagctctgtgaatcatttcatatttataatgtcataccatgcataggtataagcgttcataacatcatcaagcctctgaggacatcccatcatatcatttcggccactgtgggcaaatcatcaacgtataccaactgatcaggtggtggtgcgtatataacgacgTAACCTtctcccatatcccatatacatataatatacgcatatataacaccatctggtcatgggtcaatgtacatgtataaatgcatgaaatgcataaaaaatatgttactaagatttctcggaatatcataaaattaatatgtctttcgaataaactttatcaaatacgtatttttcagagacccatgaacaaaagatataataataatccacatggggaatcaagaatatagacacccctagtacttctatgaatagagtcatttatgaaaattgtgcatttgctcatttcatttgtatcgtattgataatgccaaaaagaaagaagggatagccttaacatacttgagccgattcttttgacaatccctctaacacacatcttttgcaaaaatacgtaacggcggatcgaagtagtaaaaaatccgtatgatgttcttgaggaAGATTACACCGtattcccttagaatcgcaaatcccACATTACTAAGATGCTAAGAAATCTTGTTGAATTGCTATGAAATCTTGTTGAATTTGTTGAAGATGTTATGAAAATCCTCACGTTACTATTACACAAAATGATTTCGTATGACTTGCTGAAGTTCCCCTTCACCTTATTGTGGAGATGCAAGCACATTCTTAAGTGATTTGGATAGGTTTTTAAGTCTtgtggtgtgggccccactttgtaAGACTTGGCCACCAAAATTGTTCTAACTATGCCACCTTGCAATGATTTAAGAGTCATATATATGGGCATAGTGGTCTTCCACGCTCGGGCTTATCCAAAAGCCTTAACCACCCACTAATTTCTTAATCAATTAGTTAATCTccattaattaataattaaccaattatccatataattaagaattatctaaaattatttaaaatactactcacttttaacacaccttatatactttactatcatggccatgtggtaccttgtatggtactagtccatatataccgggtattttagctcgagccgttttttatcccaaaatgtcaaacttcgacgaaattcattttcttcgatttgcttgccctctcaccttcacgaatttactcattactTGTTTGAAAGAGCATAAAATGCTTATAATCTAAAAATAATCTCAGtcccgaacttacatcgattaacttacgatgaaactataacgtacgaaaaatgcgggatgtaatatctcatttccgagctttcatcaatttacttatggcgtactttcacatacgaaaacatggggtgtaacaccagCATAATAACCGAAGCTTGATAAATATGAGCCCGCTGCACTGGTGTATCTGCGGCGGGAGTCTTGGCTCCTCCCCCAGCATGCGAAGTacctggtgcaaccggaatcaaatCCTGCCTGAGTCAAGATCTCAATCATTCTCATAAAGTTAgccaaagtctcctaaagtctAGGTGTAGCGATAGGCCCATCGAGTGTATGCTCATCATGATCGGGCTCCTACTCCTCAagtggagctactggtggcttcaCAACTGCTGCTCTAGCAGGGGCTCTAGCTGCAGTGCTTGCCCTACTTTGGCCACTACATCAGCCCTGGCCTCTACGGCTCTAAAACGAGGCACTGGTGCTCACTCAACTAATCCGCACAACGTATTCTCACCAGCTATGATAAAACAGaagagtaaaggttcaaacttCGGGATAAACAAATATGCACGGTGAAGAATGAaaaaaagtgaagttttcctaacagttctatatcttctcaaagataagtacatacgtctatgtaccgatctgcaagactctactaaacttggtcatgactcatagaacctatgaacctagggctttaatactaacttgtcacgacctaaatctCATCCAAGGGTCGTCATGGCACCTAACCTTCAAGGATAGGTAAGTCAATCACATTAACAAtattaaatcatcaaaacatgATATAAAAAGTCAGAATTAACATAAAGAGCGAAAATAGTGATAACATATGCCAAAACAGCAATACGCAGTATAACTCCCCAAAAccaggtagtacagagtcatgagctctaaaccGGATACATTTAGAAATCtcaaatacaatattgtttgaatgTGAATTAATAGTATCAAAATAAAGGAAGGGACTCCAAGGGGCTGCAACGGTCATGCAATACTACCTTGAATCCTCTCGAACAACGTAGGAACTCACTCTCGAATTCATATGCCTCTTACACCcagatctgtacaaaaatgtgcagaagtgtaatatgagtatggGACaacatgtacttagtaagtatcaagactaaactcGATAAAGTAGTAACGAGGTTCcagtcatgtgatactcactaatcAAAGAACCtgtgcattatatatatatatatatatataaaatctccAAAAATAATGTATAACATGATAGAATACAATAAACTGGATAAAAGATGTGATATCAACTCAACATAGGAAAATTTATTttgataatcaaatcttcaaatAGTTATAGAGGCATATGATAGCATGTTAAATGCAACGAAAAACTTATTGAAATGCATGGTGAAGCTTAAAGAATGCATGTTCATGATCAAGAGTACCACCCTTATCCACATGAACATCAATAGTGAAATACCACTCTTATGCTCCACACATCAACAaacagtgaaatgccatccttatactccacacatcaacaacaatgaaatgccacccttatactccatacATCATAATCAATCACATCGAA
Encoded proteins:
- the LOC138907556 gene encoding protein PXR1-like, which codes for MKKLLKRIWKNMREKRMRGVRESRLTSQQRKKKEVVLSEENGMSIEKKSELEGKEKREGNEIRKVFKVEREKQEGLSKEEEKNFSERKEVKGEENSCDFVQPYVERPFERGGEAQEMIAKDPIGFQHEFSVYNMEFPKGIAKLEPLHKRIKEIEYDIDDYAFQLGGKRHEIYEKRHEIYEKRHANELNLISSLIQVSNEFSCDKLLEFTDILH